The following proteins are encoded in a genomic region of Reichenbachiella sp.:
- a CDS encoding beta-L-arabinofuranosidase domain-containing protein — MRKLLFKCMCFIGLAGFIGCLDQENVAFVTVENPSQRPGTYFFKPSLGSVKPTGWLASYLKTQKNGITGNLDIAGGYPFNLPIWSDTSKVIDDRAQATWWPFEQTGYWIEGMSRVGYLLQDSFLITKSQKFINYPLEHPTSDGFIGPAFLKEAGKTNRWAHVVYFRALMTAYEAAQDVRIIDAIYNHLKYDLNTYPYRHVREMGIIESMLWTYEFTRDESLLHRAKEIFIEGNKINSNRSSSIHQIIDPNRPVNEHGVTFLEFARLGAILYMYTGKTDYLKISLSAYEKVEQQSLLVDGVNSSTELLKGKDPLASHETCDVVEISYGWAKLLQATANPIYADKIEKAAFNAGPGGVTSDFKAMQYFSCPNQVIAGSHTNHNAYMKGNSSMQFAPSAWIKCCPGQVSRSMPLYASQFWFVKNAEIFTGTYGPNIFTTQTVSGEIIEIEESTNYPFEEEIEFNIKTKRDIQFKFNLRIPEWCDAAKIKLNGKPLKIQPRGGEYVELDRVFKNGDQVTLYLPKHVIMSQWANYSGAIEYGSLVFSLGVESDREIDSSSAWSISSEFPALNLAPRSEWNYAFAFRPDNVNDVIQIDVQNGDLEQWTMERAPITIKVPVRKVKNWNLVSTDKVIQEDYWPSHNADTVSTWNKEVIAVEGDFFFTPEIPDREFLIENMSTHVDTVHLVPYGFTDLRMTIFPLSPVD; from the coding sequence GTGAGGAAATTATTATTTAAATGTATGTGTTTTATTGGTCTGGCTGGATTTATTGGTTGTCTGGACCAGGAAAATGTCGCTTTTGTTACTGTTGAGAATCCTTCTCAGAGACCGGGAACCTACTTTTTCAAGCCTTCTCTTGGCTCAGTGAAGCCAACAGGTTGGTTAGCCAGCTATTTGAAAACACAAAAAAACGGGATTACCGGAAATCTTGATATTGCTGGGGGATATCCATTCAACCTACCTATCTGGTCCGATACTTCCAAGGTCATTGATGACAGAGCACAGGCTACCTGGTGGCCATTTGAGCAGACCGGGTATTGGATAGAAGGAATGAGTCGTGTTGGTTATTTATTGCAGGATAGTTTTTTGATTACTAAGTCTCAAAAGTTTATCAATTATCCGCTAGAACACCCTACTTCTGACGGTTTTATAGGCCCTGCCTTTTTGAAGGAAGCAGGTAAAACGAACCGTTGGGCACACGTTGTTTATTTCAGGGCGCTAATGACTGCTTATGAAGCAGCACAAGATGTTAGAATAATTGATGCTATTTACAATCATCTCAAATATGATTTGAATACTTACCCATATCGACATGTTCGCGAAATGGGAATAATTGAATCTATGCTTTGGACTTATGAATTTACGAGAGACGAGTCCTTGCTACATCGGGCGAAAGAAATTTTTATTGAAGGAAATAAAATCAATTCAAACCGTAGTTCATCTATTCATCAAATAATAGATCCAAACAGACCCGTCAATGAACATGGAGTGACTTTTTTGGAGTTTGCCCGCTTGGGAGCTATACTCTATATGTATACTGGAAAAACGGACTATTTAAAAATTAGCCTTTCAGCCTATGAAAAGGTAGAGCAGCAGTCTTTATTGGTAGATGGCGTTAACAGTTCAACAGAACTTCTGAAAGGAAAGGATCCATTAGCCAGCCACGAAACCTGTGATGTAGTGGAGATTTCCTACGGTTGGGCCAAGTTATTACAGGCCACAGCTAACCCCATTTATGCAGATAAGATAGAAAAAGCTGCCTTTAACGCAGGTCCGGGAGGCGTTACCTCGGACTTCAAGGCCATGCAATATTTTTCATGTCCAAACCAGGTGATAGCAGGAAGTCATACCAATCACAATGCTTACATGAAAGGCAACAGTAGTATGCAGTTTGCACCAAGCGCCTGGATCAAATGTTGTCCTGGGCAGGTTTCAAGATCCATGCCGCTCTATGCATCACAATTTTGGTTTGTTAAAAATGCTGAAATATTTACCGGGACATATGGGCCAAATATTTTCACAACACAGACGGTATCTGGCGAAATAATTGAAATAGAGGAATCCACCAATTACCCTTTTGAAGAGGAAATTGAATTTAATATTAAAACCAAAAGAGATATACAGTTTAAATTCAATTTAAGGATACCGGAATGGTGCGATGCCGCTAAAATAAAACTCAACGGCAAACCTCTAAAAATACAACCACGAGGAGGCGAATATGTTGAATTGGATAGAGTATTTAAAAATGGAGATCAGGTAACTTTGTATCTTCCCAAGCATGTAATTATGAGTCAATGGGCAAACTATAGCGGGGCTATTGAATATGGATCTTTGGTTTTTTCATTGGGAGTTGAGTCAGATCGGGAGATAGATTCTAGTTCGGCATGGTCCATTTCGTCAGAATTTCCAGCACTTAATTTAGCACCCCGTTCTGAATGGAATTATGCTTTTGCCTTTCGACCTGATAATGTCAATGATGTGATTCAAATCGATGTGCAAAACGGTGATTTAGAGCAATGGACAATGGAGCGTGCGCCTATTACTATCAAGGTACCGGTACGAAAGGTGAAAAACTGGAATCTGGTGTCTACCGACAAAGTAATCCAAGAGGATTATTGGCCTTCTCACAATGCAGATACGGTTTCAACCTGGAATAAAGAAGTGATAGCAGTAGAAGGAGATTTTTTCTTCACTCCGGAAATACCTGATCGCGAATTTCTAATAGAAAATATGTCGACGCATGTTGATACGGTTCATTTAGTGCCCTATGGGTTTACCGACCTAAGAATGACAATTTTTCCACTTTCGCCAGTAGACTAA
- a CDS encoding TonB-dependent receptor: MKKNILKSLGSVLLVLILIQLGLPAQAQSLIKGTVTASDEAGGLPGVSILEKGTSNGTVTDLDGNFSLSVGSEATLVISYIGYTTQDVTVGNQTSISVVLDPDVETLEEIVVIGYGTQKKAELSSAVSSVDVDNLQKLPGANVAGMLQGQVAGVTSTTGSGAPGSAPVIRVRGMGTIGNNDPLFVIDGIPGDISSINPNDIESINVLKDAAAATIYGSRASNGVVVVTTKRGKVGPPVVSLNAYMGVSSINKKIDVLNRDQNNQVSTAAFAAEGLDPLPYTTLPITTDTDWQDEMFRNGVEQKYDLGISGGNEFANYNFSIGFYDKEGTIIASDYNRYNLRMNVDFKLSDRITIGQTISYARSERNRLGEDESSDNGGNAGLSPVLQILESMPHNAVYDPNSPNGYAEAVVSSGNVVGLNNLITDKSTVDNLQANVYLEAKIVEGLKFRTRFGVNMYSEDQVYHVPTYTFGPQSANDKASLWELRSKTSEWVWNNVLDYSKTFGDHTVSALVGVSAEERVYKSTGGSNNELPSNKLMALSAGIGDANSFGSNVTRTISSAFGQFNYSYGDKYLIQASIRRDGSSRFGEDNRYGVFPSVSLGWRVSSEDFFNVPGISNLKPRFSIGKLGNQNIDDYLFLARVSSNNSALNYPLGGEASQVPNIGTISRTLASYDIKWEESTTRNFGLDLGLLEDQVTLTFDYFHTETSDMLVGVPVPATSGITVTPVTNGGQLVNKGWEMAVTYKKVKGDFQYNITGNITSNNNEVTQLGFADESFTNGHVIYDTHPTTRTEVGRSIGEFYLFKTDGLFQNQGEIDAHGIQPNAQPGDIKFVDVNDDGELNDDDRTYVGSGIPDFEYGLTFNASYKNFDFSLFFQGSLGNEVYNGTKVYLYRRQGDDKNFSADLLNAWTPSNTNTSVPRVSMLDANQNIRPSDYFMENGSYLRLKNVQLGYSFGEITKMFSSARVYVAAENLFTITGYDGYDPGNTGYQQFSRGVDVGLYPLSRNLIMGVQLKF; this comes from the coding sequence ATGAAGAAAAACATACTTAAAAGTTTAGGGTCGGTACTGCTGGTACTCATTCTAATACAGCTGGGACTACCAGCTCAGGCACAATCCCTGATTAAGGGGACTGTTACAGCTTCTGATGAAGCAGGTGGACTGCCTGGAGTCAGTATCCTTGAAAAGGGTACTTCGAACGGTACGGTAACTGATCTCGACGGAAACTTCTCGCTGAGCGTAGGAAGCGAGGCGACTCTAGTTATTAGTTACATAGGTTACACTACGCAAGACGTGACAGTGGGTAATCAGACCAGCATCTCTGTGGTATTAGATCCAGATGTTGAAACGTTGGAAGAAATTGTAGTAATTGGCTACGGCACACAGAAGAAAGCAGAGCTTAGTAGTGCTGTTTCATCTGTTGATGTCGATAATTTACAAAAACTCCCGGGTGCGAATGTGGCAGGGATGCTACAGGGACAGGTAGCAGGCGTCACTTCTACTACTGGATCTGGGGCCCCCGGGTCTGCACCTGTGATAAGAGTAAGGGGTATGGGAACCATCGGTAATAATGATCCTTTGTTTGTTATTGATGGAATACCTGGAGACATATCTTCTATCAATCCAAACGATATTGAATCAATTAATGTATTGAAAGATGCGGCAGCAGCTACAATCTACGGTTCGCGTGCGTCCAATGGAGTAGTGGTTGTCACAACAAAACGAGGAAAAGTGGGCCCTCCGGTAGTGTCTTTAAATGCCTATATGGGAGTCAGCTCAATTAATAAGAAAATTGACGTACTAAATCGAGATCAGAACAATCAGGTGAGTACCGCAGCATTTGCAGCTGAAGGATTAGATCCTTTGCCTTACACCACTCTGCCTATCACCACGGATACTGACTGGCAAGATGAAATGTTCAGAAATGGAGTAGAGCAAAAATACGATTTGGGTATTTCAGGTGGAAATGAGTTTGCTAATTACAATTTCTCGATTGGATTTTACGATAAAGAAGGTACTATCATCGCATCTGACTATAATCGATACAATTTGAGAATGAATGTTGACTTCAAATTGAGTGATCGAATTACCATTGGACAAACTATTTCATATGCGAGATCAGAAAGAAATAGATTAGGTGAGGATGAATCATCTGATAATGGTGGTAATGCAGGACTTTCACCAGTTCTTCAAATCTTGGAATCCATGCCGCACAATGCAGTTTATGACCCAAATTCTCCTAATGGATATGCAGAAGCGGTTGTTTCTTCGGGTAACGTAGTCGGATTAAACAACCTAATTACAGACAAAAGTACGGTTGATAATCTACAGGCCAATGTCTATTTGGAGGCCAAGATAGTTGAAGGCTTAAAATTCAGAACACGGTTTGGTGTGAATATGTATAGTGAAGACCAGGTATATCACGTACCTACCTATACTTTTGGTCCACAAAGTGCCAATGACAAAGCTTCGCTATGGGAATTAAGATCAAAGACATCCGAATGGGTTTGGAACAATGTTTTAGACTATAGCAAAACATTTGGAGATCATACCGTTTCTGCTTTGGTAGGCGTATCGGCTGAAGAACGCGTATACAAGTCAACTGGAGGTAGCAATAATGAATTGCCGTCCAACAAACTAATGGCCTTAAGTGCTGGTATTGGTGATGCCAACTCTTTTGGATCTAATGTAACAAGAACAATTTCATCGGCATTCGGACAGTTCAACTACTCCTATGGTGATAAGTATCTCATTCAAGCCAGTATCAGAAGGGACGGTTCTTCCAGATTTGGTGAAGACAATAGATACGGGGTGTTTCCATCAGTTTCACTTGGTTGGAGAGTTAGTTCGGAAGACTTCTTCAATGTGCCCGGAATTAGCAACCTGAAGCCAAGATTCAGTATAGGTAAATTGGGTAACCAAAATATTGATGATTATCTTTTCCTTGCTCGAGTTTCAAGCAACAATTCAGCACTTAATTACCCACTTGGTGGTGAAGCATCTCAAGTTCCAAACATAGGTACAATCAGCCGTACATTGGCTTCTTACGATATCAAGTGGGAAGAATCAACCACGAGAAACTTTGGATTGGATTTGGGCTTATTGGAGGATCAGGTCACATTGACCTTTGATTACTTTCATACAGAAACGAGCGACATGCTCGTAGGTGTACCAGTTCCTGCTACTTCAGGTATTACAGTGACTCCAGTGACCAATGGAGGTCAGTTGGTGAACAAAGGATGGGAAATGGCAGTGACCTACAAAAAAGTGAAAGGTGACTTCCAATACAACATTACGGGTAACATCACAAGCAACAACAATGAAGTAACCCAGCTTGGTTTTGCGGATGAGTCATTTACAAATGGGCATGTCATTTATGATACACACCCAACCACCAGAACAGAAGTGGGTAGGTCAATCGGAGAATTCTACCTTTTCAAAACTGATGGTTTATTTCAGAATCAGGGAGAAATTGATGCACACGGTATTCAGCCAAATGCTCAACCAGGGGATATCAAATTTGTAGATGTGAACGACGATGGAGAGCTAAATGATGACGACAGAACTTATGTTGGTAGTGGTATTCCAGATTTTGAATATGGTTTAACCTTTAATGCTTCGTACAAGAATTTCGACTTTAGTCTATTCTTCCAGGGAAGCCTGGGCAACGAAGTTTATAACGGAACTAAAGTCTATTTGTATAGAAGACAAGGTGATGACAAAAACTTCTCAGCTGATCTACTCAATGCCTGGACACCAAGTAATACCAATACCAGTGTACCAAGAGTATCTATGTTGGATGCAAACCAAAACATAAGACCTTCTGATTATTTCATGGAAAATGGCTCATACCTACGTCTTAAGAATGTTCAGCTAGGATATAGTTTCGGAGAGATCACCAAAATGTTTTCCAGTGCAAGAGTATATGTAGCAGCGGAAAACTTGTTTACGATTACCGGATATGACGGATATGATCCAGGTAATACTGGATACCAGCAGTTCTCAAGAGGCGTGGATGTTGGGCTTTACCCACTGTCTAGAAACTTAATCATGGGCGTACAGCTCAAATTTTAA
- a CDS encoding VCBS repeat-containing protein, translated as MRVVYFFLIVGLISACGSDKKDQERGEKTALFTELKGEQTQIRFKNIIPENERMNSLTYEYYYNGGGVAVGDVNNDGLPDLYLTGNVTPNKLYLNQGNFKFKDITEVTGLKDSPSWTTGTTMVDINQDGILDIYVCRSGKLDEAQRRNLFFVSVGMKNALPIYKNQAEELGLDDPAYSTQAAFFDYDRDGDVDVFLLNHNVEVQPYYELEELKKKRDPLVGDKLFKNENGKFIDVSAQAGIHGNEIGYGLGVSMGDLNNDGWPDIYVANDYSEHDYVYINNQDGTFSEQSQTSLMHQSNYSMGSDIQDINNDGWLDIMVLDMVAEDNYGIKTSMSGMSPERFQTHLDNGLQYQYMYNTLQLNRGEARFSEVGQLAGVHSTDWSWAPLLVDIDLDGHKDLFVTNGLKRDFRNNDYRKYKIKRLAAVEGKEGVDKAKLIKELVNLTPQKKLRNYVFQNQGNLRFENKQDDWGIVSSTYSNGLAYADFDGDGDLDFITNNIDEEPILYKNNTQEIHRKKYLKVSFKGSKENPGGIGARVKIWYQGQQQTQEHYLTRGYQSSVAPNLTFGLDQTNLIDSVKIDWSDGKTQILNQIASNQTLVADYEEAVFSERVGKAPQEVELPNIPFVHQEKSFNDFERESLLPHKMSELGPGLTVADINKDGLEDVFICGAKGFSGSLFLQNSLGEFEMPAQNPWQKYSASEEVSALFFDANGDGWPDLYVVSGSNEFEEGAKELQDHLYINDHGDFVDASHLLPGIGVSGKAVAAADFDEDGDLDLFVGGRQKPGLYPYPESSYLLENQNGKFVDRTSAVAPEMTELGMVTDAAWIDYDLSGTLDLIIVGEWMPLTIFSLKDGKFIKHEVENSTGWWNSIAAADFDKDGDLDLVLGNNGLNYKYKATQEEPFSVYADDFDQNGSTDIVLGYYNNQKQFPLRGRECSSNQMPFIKKKFPTYHDFGQATLQEVYDHQNLANALQYHVKTFATSYAGNLGNGDFTIMSLPVETQFSATNTIVIEDVNADGSLDILLAGNLYQSEVETPRNDASFGAILLGNGQGQFEYFDHLGLNIDIRSMSLIRLTDQSLAIVVSSNQGPVKILKLPF; from the coding sequence ATGAGGGTGGTATATTTCTTTTTGATCGTAGGGTTAATTTCTGCATGTGGTTCTGACAAGAAAGATCAGGAACGGGGAGAGAAGACTGCCTTATTTACTGAACTGAAAGGGGAGCAAACACAAATACGTTTCAAAAATATCATCCCGGAGAATGAAAGGATGAATAGTCTCACCTATGAATATTACTACAACGGGGGAGGTGTAGCCGTGGGAGATGTAAACAATGATGGACTCCCGGACCTTTATCTTACAGGCAATGTCACGCCAAACAAACTGTACCTAAACCAAGGAAATTTTAAATTCAAGGATATCACCGAAGTCACTGGCTTAAAGGACTCGCCAAGCTGGACCACAGGAACTACCATGGTTGACATCAATCAGGATGGTATTTTAGATATCTATGTATGCCGATCGGGTAAACTCGATGAGGCACAGCGAAGAAATTTGTTTTTCGTTTCTGTAGGAATGAAAAACGCCCTGCCGATTTATAAAAACCAAGCCGAAGAGCTGGGTCTGGATGATCCTGCCTACTCCACACAAGCTGCTTTTTTTGATTATGATCGAGACGGAGATGTGGATGTTTTTCTTCTCAATCACAACGTAGAAGTACAGCCTTACTACGAATTGGAAGAATTAAAGAAGAAAAGAGATCCTCTCGTTGGTGACAAGTTATTTAAAAACGAAAATGGAAAGTTCATTGATGTGAGTGCACAAGCTGGCATTCATGGAAATGAAATTGGATATGGCCTGGGTGTTTCCATGGGTGACTTGAATAACGATGGCTGGCCGGATATCTATGTAGCCAATGACTATTCCGAACACGATTATGTATATATCAATAATCAGGATGGTACTTTTTCAGAGCAATCCCAAACTTCCCTGATGCACCAATCCAACTATTCCATGGGCTCAGATATTCAGGACATCAACAATGATGGATGGCTTGATATTATGGTATTGGACATGGTAGCAGAAGACAATTATGGTATCAAAACCAGCATGAGTGGTATGAGCCCTGAACGCTTTCAAACACATCTGGATAATGGTTTACAATATCAATACATGTATAATACACTTCAGTTAAATCGAGGAGAGGCAAGGTTTAGTGAGGTCGGTCAGTTGGCAGGAGTGCATAGTACAGATTGGAGCTGGGCACCTCTTTTGGTTGATATTGATTTAGATGGTCATAAGGACTTGTTTGTGACTAATGGGTTAAAAAGAGACTTTAGAAACAACGACTATCGTAAGTATAAAATTAAACGCCTGGCTGCGGTGGAAGGAAAAGAAGGAGTGGACAAAGCCAAATTGATTAAGGAGTTGGTTAACCTTACACCTCAAAAGAAGTTAAGGAACTATGTGTTCCAAAATCAAGGCAATTTACGGTTTGAAAACAAACAAGACGATTGGGGGATAGTCTCTTCTACTTATTCTAATGGGTTGGCTTATGCCGATTTCGACGGTGATGGCGATCTGGATTTCATTACCAACAACATAGATGAAGAGCCGATTCTTTATAAGAATAATACGCAGGAAATCCATCGAAAAAAATACCTGAAAGTGAGTTTCAAGGGGAGCAAGGAAAACCCAGGAGGTATAGGTGCCAGAGTGAAAATATGGTATCAGGGACAGCAACAAACCCAGGAACATTATCTGACTCGTGGCTATCAATCCTCGGTTGCCCCTAATCTGACATTTGGCTTAGATCAGACCAATCTTATTGATTCTGTGAAAATAGATTGGTCAGATGGAAAAACTCAGATATTAAATCAAATAGCATCTAATCAAACATTGGTTGCAGACTATGAAGAAGCTGTTTTTTCTGAACGGGTGGGAAAAGCACCTCAAGAGGTTGAGCTGCCCAATATCCCCTTTGTCCATCAGGAAAAGAGTTTTAATGATTTTGAAAGAGAGAGTTTGCTGCCTCACAAAATGTCTGAGTTAGGGCCGGGTTTGACAGTAGCTGATATTAATAAGGATGGATTGGAAGACGTTTTTATTTGCGGGGCGAAGGGTTTTAGTGGTTCACTGTTTTTGCAAAATTCCTTGGGAGAATTTGAAATGCCTGCTCAAAATCCTTGGCAGAAGTATAGCGCATCGGAGGAAGTATCTGCATTATTTTTTGATGCTAATGGAGATGGTTGGCCTGATTTGTATGTAGTGAGTGGAAGCAATGAATTCGAAGAGGGAGCAAAAGAGCTCCAAGATCATTTGTATATCAATGACCATGGAGATTTTGTAGATGCATCCCATCTTTTGCCAGGCATTGGGGTGAGTGGAAAAGCAGTTGCTGCTGCGGATTTCGATGAAGATGGCGATCTGGATTTGTTTGTTGGGGGGAGACAAAAGCCAGGCTTGTACCCATATCCTGAAAGCAGTTATCTTCTCGAAAATCAAAATGGAAAATTTGTTGACAGAACTTCAGCAGTTGCTCCCGAGATGACCGAATTAGGAATGGTGACGGATGCGGCATGGATAGATTATGATTTGAGTGGCACGTTAGATTTGATCATAGTAGGCGAGTGGATGCCGTTAACTATTTTTAGTCTCAAAGACGGGAAGTTTATTAAACATGAAGTCGAAAATTCAACCGGATGGTGGAATAGTATAGCGGCCGCCGATTTTGATAAAGATGGCGACCTTGACTTAGTTTTAGGTAATAATGGTCTGAATTATAAATACAAAGCCACTCAAGAAGAACCTTTTTCCGTTTATGCCGACGATTTTGATCAAAATGGTTCTACTGATATTGTTCTGGGATATTATAACAATCAAAAACAGTTTCCACTCCGAGGCAGAGAGTGTTCATCCAATCAAATGCCTTTTATTAAGAAAAAATTTCCTACATACCACGATTTCGGACAGGCTACTTTGCAGGAAGTATACGATCATCAAAATTTAGCCAATGCGCTGCAATATCATGTCAAGACATTTGCCACCTCCTATGCAGGAAACTTAGGCAATGGAGACTTTACCATTATGTCACTACCAGTTGAAACACAATTTTCGGCTACTAATACAATCGTGATAGAAGATGTAAATGCCGACGGTAGTCTTGACATCCTTCTAGCAGGAAATCTATATCAATCAGAAGTAGAAACCCCCAGAAATGATGCAAGTTTTGGAGCCATTTTATTGGGGAATGGGCAGGGGCAATTCGAATACTTTGATCATTTGGGTCTAAACATAGATATAAGAAGTATGAGTCTTATTCGCTTAACAGATCAAAGTCTTGCAATAGTAGTATCCAGCAACCAAGGCCCTGTTAAAATATTGAAGCTGCCTTTTTAA
- a CDS encoding RagB/SusD family nutrient uptake outer membrane protein → MKRYVIILFTALTFMGCQDFLEPENVQELTESSFWQNEADARKALVAAYASLQSHTGSKWTFFEQMYISVTWKADDILNAPTDYGKSIADFTNGTDDGAIASFWKANYTGLSYANQIIEKVPGIEAISDENKDAFVAEAKFLRALYNFNLLVAFENIPLITETPKSPEDFYVSQAEPSAVWAQIEQDLLAAKADLPATREGEDVGRATSWTAAAYLGKVYLFQEKFGSAVTELTDVVDNGPYDLLPNYADNFNGAGENGVESVFEIQWSGNRANGNDERHPFNFEVTPGALGGWELYYPSDWLLSEMMTDQTPTAEYSDRVYSSVFFDDPNSEMLDVYSGVSVPYADVKDDLSHPKFFKKYTGEFDKDYYNGINIHLMRFADVLLMQAEALNEESAANTDAAIAIVNRVRNRSNAADIPLGSMNQSELRQQIRHHERPVELAMEYTIRWFDLYRWAKGSTAPEKISDIMEAHDKPFAENYVDGKHDIFPIPLEEMNKNENLIQNDGF, encoded by the coding sequence ATGAAAAGATATGTTATAATATTATTCACTGCACTTACCTTCATGGGTTGCCAGGATTTTTTGGAACCTGAAAATGTGCAAGAATTGACCGAATCTTCATTTTGGCAGAATGAAGCTGATGCCCGAAAGGCATTGGTAGCGGCTTATGCTTCGCTACAGTCTCATACGGGTTCTAAGTGGACTTTTTTCGAACAAATGTATATTAGTGTTACTTGGAAGGCGGATGATATTCTAAATGCGCCTACGGACTACGGAAAGTCCATTGCTGATTTTACTAATGGTACAGACGATGGAGCCATTGCCAGCTTTTGGAAAGCTAACTATACGGGTCTTTCATATGCCAATCAGATTATTGAAAAAGTGCCAGGTATTGAGGCTATCTCTGATGAAAATAAGGATGCATTTGTGGCGGAAGCTAAATTTCTCAGAGCCCTCTACAATTTCAATTTATTGGTGGCTTTTGAGAACATTCCGTTGATTACGGAGACTCCAAAAAGCCCAGAGGATTTCTATGTTTCTCAGGCAGAACCATCAGCAGTATGGGCTCAAATCGAACAGGATCTTTTAGCGGCCAAAGCTGATTTGCCTGCGACGAGAGAAGGCGAGGACGTAGGCCGTGCGACCAGCTGGACTGCTGCTGCATACCTAGGCAAAGTTTATTTATTCCAGGAGAAATTTGGTTCCGCAGTTACTGAGTTGACGGACGTGGTAGACAACGGACCTTATGATTTGTTACCAAATTATGCTGATAACTTTAATGGTGCGGGTGAAAATGGAGTTGAGTCTGTTTTCGAAATCCAATGGAGCGGTAACAGAGCGAATGGAAATGATGAACGTCATCCATTCAATTTTGAAGTGACACCTGGCGCATTGGGTGGATGGGAGTTGTATTACCCATCCGATTGGTTGCTTAGCGAAATGATGACTGACCAGACACCTACTGCAGAGTATAGCGACAGAGTGTATAGCTCCGTATTTTTTGATGACCCTAATTCAGAAATGCTGGATGTATACAGTGGTGTTTCGGTACCCTATGCGGATGTAAAAGATGATCTTTCTCACCCTAAATTTTTCAAAAAATATACTGGAGAATTCGACAAGGATTATTACAATGGAATCAATATTCATCTGATGCGATTTGCGGATGTTTTGTTGATGCAGGCTGAGGCATTAAATGAAGAAAGCGCAGCCAACACGGATGCCGCCATTGCGATTGTGAACCGTGTCCGAAACAGGTCTAATGCAGCCGACATTCCATTAGGCTCCATGAATCAGTCTGAACTAAGACAGCAAATCAGACATCATGAAAGACCCGTAGAATTGGCCATGGAGTACACTATTCGTTGGTTTGATTTGTACAGATGGGCTAAGGGTAGTACAGCACCGGAAAAGATCAGTGATATTATGGAAGCGCATGACAAACCATTTGCAGAGAACTATGTGGATGGCAAGCATGATATTTTCCCAATTCCACTTGAGGAAATGAATAAAAACGAAAACCTTATACAGAACGATGGGTTCTAA